One window of the Benincasa hispida cultivar B227 chromosome 3, ASM972705v1, whole genome shotgun sequence genome contains the following:
- the LOC120073643 gene encoding transcription factor ORG2-like: MEVDDKLTASTIVGVNDLMASRRLNHNASERNRRTKINLLFSSLRSVLPPHDQRKRLSNPATVSVALNYISNLQKQVEELVEKKKQLMISMITRRSQEESSSSLLAVSTNSLSETEIVQIISTFHGIPLSCILLGLQEDGLHPLNISSSLSFGGRIFYYLHLQGCAWVGLRVFFWTNSKIRIDIT; encoded by the exons ATGGAAGTTGATGATAAGTTAACGGCTTCAACCATTGTTGGTGTAAATGATCTGATGGCATCGAGGAGGCTGAACCACAATGCGAGCGAGCGCAATCGCCGAACGAAGATCAATCttctattttcttctcttcGCTCTGTTCTTCCTCCTCACGATCAACGG AAGAGATTAAGCAATCCAGCAACAGTTTCAGTTGCACTAAACTACATATCAAATCTACAAAAGCAAGTGGAGGAACTTGTTGAGAAGAAGAAACAGCTCATGATTTCGATGATTACGAGGAGATCACAAGAAGAAAGCAGCTCAAGCTTGTTGGCTGTTTCAACCAATAGCCTTAGTGAAACAGAAATTGTCCAAATAATTTCCACCTTTCATGGAATCCCTTTGTCTTGCATCTTGCTTGGTTTACAAGAAGATGGGCTTCACCCTCTTAATATTTCTTCATCTCTGTCCTTTGGAGGAAGAATCTTTTACTATTTACATCTTCAG GGGTGTGCATGGGTTGGATTGAGGGTGTTTTTTTGGACAAACTCGAAAATTCGGATTGACATAACCTAA